The genomic interval GAAAACGGCAAGGATCCCGCCAAGGTCGCGGCTGCGAAGAAGTATCTTGAGACCTATAACGACGGCGAGGCCAACCAGACCGCCACGGCGGAGTTCCTCGCTGTGATGGAGGCCAAGCCCGCCTGTGACTGCGAGCGCTACCAGCGCATCATGACCAACAAGGACTTCCTCAACAAGAAGAGCTGCTGGATCTTCGGCGGCGACGGCTGGGCCTACGACATCGGCTTCGGCGGCCTGGACCATGTCCTGGCGCAGGACGAGGACGTGAACGTGTTCGTCTTCAACACTGAGGTCTATTCCAACACCGGCGGACAGGCGTCCAAGGCCTCCAACATCGGCCAGGTCGCGCAGTTCGCGGCTGCCGGCAAGGAGCTCAAGAGCAAGAGCCTTGCCGAGATCGCCATGAGCTATGGCTACATCTACGTGGCGCAGGTCGCCATGGGCGCAAACCCGGCGCAGACCATCAAGGCCATCAAGGAAGCGGAAGCTTACCCCGGCCCGTCCCTGATCATCGGCTACGCCCCCTGCGAGATGCACAGCATCAAGAAGGGCGGCATGACCAACTGCCAGGGCGAGATGAAGCGTGCGGTCGACTGCGGCTACTGGAATCTCTTCCGTTACGATCCGTCCGCTGAAAAGCCCTTCGCGCTCGACAGCAAGGAGCCGGCCGGCGGCTACCGCGACTTCCTCATGAACGAGGCGCGTTACGCCCGCCTGACCAACGAGTTCCCGGAGCGTGCCGAGGAGCTGTTCGCCAAGTCCGAGGTCAACGCCAAGGCCCGCTACGAGCACCTGCTCAAGCTCAAGCAGCTTTACGACGAGGCATAAGTTTTACCTACCACGCAGGCGGGGCTGATTTCAGCCCCGCCTTTTTGCGCTGAAAAGCGCAAAAAGGCACCACCGCAAGCCTTCTCCAACGCCCTGCCCGCCGGAACGTGTTGAAAACCGGCGGGGCATGGCGTATACTAGATAACAAATCCCGCACGAAAGGGGAGACCGCCATTTGAATACGGACACCTATCAGAACGCGCTCGAATCCACGAAAGACAGCATCGAGGACGTGAACAGCGCCATCGGCTTCAGCCTCGGCAATCTCACGCTCGAAAAGCTCATCACCTCCGCCATCACGCTCGTGATCTGCGTGCTCGTCATCTGGCTCGTCATGCGCGTCGCGCGGCGCATCTCGGCGCACTCGCGGCTGTCGGAGAGCCTGAGCAGGTTCATCCTCAAGGTGCTCAAGATCGCGCTGGAGTTCATGGCCATCCTCATCGTGGCCGACAGTCTTGGCTTTAACGTTACGGCGCTGCTGGCCGTGTTCAGCCTGCTCGGCCTGGCTTTGTCGCTCTCGGTGCAAAACTGTCTGTCAAACGCCATGAGCGGCATCACCATCCTGCTCACGCGGCCGTTCGAGGACGACGATTTCGTCGAGGCCGGCGACGTGAGCGGCACCGTCAAGGACATCGGTCTGATCTATACGCAGCTGTGCACGCTGGATAACAAGGACATTTACGTGCCGAACAGCGACCTCTCCGCGTCCAAGATCGTCAACTACAGCCGCGAGCCGCAGCGGCGCGTGGATCTGACCTTCGGCGCGGACTATACCTGCCGCCCGGAGCAGGTAAAGGCGGCGCTGCACAACGCCGTGTCGCTCGTGTCCGGCATCCTGCCGGAGCCGGCGCCGTTCGTGCGCGTGTCGGGCTACGGGGAGAGCAATATTGAGTATACGGTGCGCGTCTGGTGCAAAACGGCCGATTACTGGACCGTGTATTATGACCTCATGGAGGCCGTCGGAGCGGCATTTGACGCGCACGGCGTGTCCATGTCCTACCCGCAGATGAACGTGCACGTGCTCGATACGCCGGAAAGTACAAAAAGGGATTGACTTTCTCGCTTTTTCAGGTATAATAATATGGCCTGCGTGTTGACGTGGGTGATCCTTGCTCTCATTTGAGATGAGGGCCACTAGACCAGAAGGAGGTGCAACTGAAATGGCAAAAACCACCGAAAAGTACGAACTGATGTATATCATCAACCCCAATCTGTCGGAGGAAGAGACTGCAGCAGTCGTCGAGAAGTTCAAGGCGCTTGTCGAGCAGAACGGCACGCTGGAGGAAATGGAGGAGATGGGTAAGCGCAAGCTCGCTTACGAGATCAACTACATTTCTGAGGGCTACTACGTGCTCGTCAAGTTCACCAGCGGCCCGGATTTCCCGGCCGAGCTGGATCGTGTGCTGGGCATCACGGACGGTATTCTCCGCTCCCTGATCACCCGTCGCCCGGAATAAGGAGGCACGGCAATGCTGAACCACATTGTGCTCATGGGCCGTCTGACCCGTGACCCCGAGCTTCGTTATACCCAGTCCCAGATTCCCGTGGCGTCGTTCCGGCTGGCGGTCGACCGTGATTTCGGCGGCCGTGACGGCGGCGAGCGGCAGACGGACTTCATCGACATTGTCGCCTGGAGAAGCACGGCGGAGTTTGTCTCCAAGTACTTCACCAAGGGCAGCATGGCCGCCGTGAGCGGCCGTCTGCAGATCCGCGAATGGACTGACCGCGAAGGCGGAAAGCGCACGACCGCGGAGGTCGTGGCGGACAATGTCTACTTCGGCGAGAGCAAGCGCCGCGACGGCGGCGATACGTCTCGCCCGGCAGCGCCGAGCGCATCGGCCCCGGCTCATCGCGGCAGCTATGGCGGATATGACAATGTCCCCCAGGGCGGCAGCGCATTTTCCGAGCTGGACGACGATGACGGCGATCTGCCGTTCTGATTTTGATAAAGGAGGATTACAGTCTTGGCTTTTGACAGAGATAAGAGCAAGAACCGCAAACGCAGAAAAGTTTGCCAGTTCTGTGTGGACAAGTGCACTTATATCGACTACAAAGACACCGCGAAGCTTCGCCGCTTCCTGTCCGAGCGCAGCAAGATCCTGCCGCGCCGCACGACCGGTACCTGCGCGATGCATCAGCGCGAGCTCACCGAGGCCATCAAGAGAGCGCGTCAGATCGCCCTCCTGCCGTACGTGACCGACTGAGTTTCTGTTCACAGACAGCAAATCGCCCCCATCGAACGATGGGGGCGATTTTTCTTTTTCTTTTGCGCCGTGTCAGTCCCCGAGGTGCAGCGGGATGTTCTCGACCTGCGCGATAACGGAGACCATGGCGCGGATCTGCGGCGTGAGCACCTTGTCGCGGTGGTGCACCAGCTGGCTCCACTGCTCCATGTGGCAGTCCGTGACCGGCAGAATGGCAAGCCGGCCCTCTTCCGCGCGGCGGCGCGCCGTGTAGCGCGGCAGCACGGACAGATAGGGGTTGTGCTCGAGCAGCTGCATGACCATGCTTGTGCTCTCCAGCTCCAGAAACGGCCGGATCGACAGCTTCTGGTGCGCCAGCTCCATGTCGAACTGGTGGCGATAGCTGTTGAACTGCGGCATGAGCACGAACGGCTCATTGACGAGGTCGGCCAGCTTGAGCTGCTTGGCGGCGGCGAACGGGTGCTTGGGACTGGCGACGATGACGATCTCCTGCGGACACTCGAACAGCTTGATCCGCTGCGCGTCGTAACCCATGTCGTCGAGCGTGTAGATCAGATCGACTTCATTGTGCATGAGCATATCCGAGAGCGTTTTCGTGTCGCCCTCGATCAGCTGCGTGTTCACATGCGGACAGTGCTCATGATACAGCGGCAGGATCTCTCCGAAGCTGGCCGTCATGATGGATTCGATCGTGCCGATGCGCAGCGTGCCGGTCAGATCGCGCTCCTGCACCGTGAACGACACGGCGCGCGCCGCGGCCGACACGACATCGCGCGCGTAGGGGATGAACTCCTGCCCGTAGTGAGTGATGGATACGGTTTTTCCGATGCGGTCAAACAGGCGCACGCCCAGCTCGTTTTCGAGCTGCTGGACCTGCACCGTAACGGCAGACTGGGAATACCCCAGAGATTCTGCGGCCTTGGAGAAGCTCTGTAGCTGCGCGACCTTTAAAAACGTGGTCAGCAAACGAAGTTCCATAAGGCGATGCCTCCTTATCCCGATTTGGTTCCGTTTTTTTCTCGAGCTTATAATACGTCGCAAATCCGGCCTGCGTCAAGCATTTTTTCGCCTATCCAACAGGTGGCAGGGAAGGATTGACAGGAAAATATCATTTTTGTGAAAGAATATCATCAAAATTTTGAATTGAATCGAAAACGCAAAACGTACCTTTCGGAATTGTGAATTTTACAACAGGCGCGCGATATGCTATCATGCAACTGTAAGCGAGGGGATTGGCTGACGGCCTCCCCAGAACCGAAAAAATTTCAGGAGGTAGCTGCTATGAAAAACATTTGGCTGAACATTCTTGCGTTCGTTGCGTTTCTCGCGATCGAGATCGTCGCTGTCTCCTTTATGAGCACGTACTCCGCGGGCTCTGCTGCGATGGCGCTGCTGGGTGTGCTTGCGCTCGTGATCGGCGGCATTTACACGGTCCTGCTTGGCAGAGACATCGTGAGCATCCGCCGTTGATCTCATTTTCCTTTGCTATTTTTCATCCATTTCTGTTTTTTTCTCCAAGGTTTCCGGGAGTAACCGCCTCCCGGTGACCACCCCCCAATGTGCGGTTTTCCGCACAAAAAATCTCCTCCCGTAACCGCCGGGAGGAGATTTTTTTATCCGTGCCGACGCTCGGAAAAAGATTTACAACCGTTCCGGCCTGTGATACACTACGCTCAGAACTGTATATTGCGCAGTCTTCGCCGCTTCGGGCGGCAGGGGAAATGTGGGTGCAAAGCCCCGCGAGTCGGTCACTGTGAAGCCGCCGGAAAGCGGATCAGTCAGAATACCCGAAGGCTGCAGGCATTTCTGCCGGAACCGGAAGTTGCATGGCTGAACGAAGGAATTTCGTTCGGCCGGTTTTGCTGCACCTGTCCGCCGGTTTCGGCGGGCAGAATTTTTTCTTTCAGGAGGGAAACACATGAAAAAACGGTTACTGTCCCTGCTGCTGGTGCTGGCAATGGTGTTCAGCCTCATGCCGGCGGCACTGGCGGCGGACAAGCCGAGCTTCCAGAGCTTCTTTGAAAGCGTCCCGGCCAACGCCGAGACGGAGCCCGGCTCCCCGAACAGCACGAACAAATGGAAAGTGGCCTCGTTGGGCGGGGACTATGTGCTCAAGTCCGGCGGAGCCGGAAAAAGCAGAGCCAGAAGCACCCTGCAGTTGACCTTTACCGCAGACGCAGAGCTCACATTTGAGTACAAGGTCTCGTCCGAGCCCAATTACGACTACTTCACCATCACCTATGACGGGGCGGAAAAGGTCAAAGAGAGCGGCGACCTCGGCTGGAAGACCTACACGCTCTCGGCCGAGTCCGGCAAGGTGCTGACGCTGACCTATGCAAAGGACGGCAGCGGCGACAAATTCGACGACTGCGTCTATGTCCGCAACTTCACGGCGGGCAAGGCCACGGTCGTCACCTTCCACGCCAACGGCGGCGTGGGCGCCGACTACACGCAGAATTTCTACGGTCAGGCCGCGCTCAAGCTCAACGCCTTCACGAAGGCGGACGGCGTGTTCGCCGGCTGGGCGACAACACCGGACGGGGAAGTTGCTTACACCGACGGCGCGAAGCTCAACCCCACGGAGGCGATGGATCTCTACGCCGTCTGGACGCCGGCGTACACCGTCACCTTTGCCTATAACGACGGCACAACAGCCGACACCACGGTCGCCATCGCGTGCGACACGGCCATCGGCGCCGGCGCCATCCCGCAGCCGACGCGCACCGGCTATACGTTCGGCGGCTGGTTCGCCGGCGACACCGCGCTGACGGCGGACACGGTCATTGCGGACGACACGACCTATACGGCCGCGTGGACGGCCAACACCTACACCGTGCAGTACCTGCCCAACGGCGGCACGGGCGAGATGGCCGCGCAGACCTTCACCTATGACGCCGAGCAGGCGCTGACGGCTAACGCCTTCACCCGCGCGGGCTACGACTTCCGCGGCTGGAACACCTCTGCTTCCGGCAGCAGCGTGCAGTATACCGACGGCGCGGCCGTCAAGAACCTGAGCGCGGAGAACAACGCTGTCGTGAAGCTCTACGCCGTCTGGGCCGGTCAGCCGGTGCAGGTGACGGTGGATCGCAACGACGGCTCCGAGCCGACCGTGCGCACCGGCGTTGTGGGCTATAACTATAACTACATCTACGAAAAGGGCAGCGCCCGCTACAACCAGATCCCCGATCCCACCCGCACGGGCTACATCTTCCTCGGCTGGTTCGACGCGCCGGAGGGCGGCACGGAGATTACCAACCAGACCAAGTTCGCCGACGCCACGCCCGTGACGCTCTATGCGCACTGGCAGGAGGGCATCACCGTCCATTTTGACGGCAACGGCTACAAGGGCAAGATCTCGGACAAGACCGTGCGCAAGGATGCCGTCGGCAAGAATCTGCCCTACCTGTCGGAGTACAGCTACCCGGCCAACAAGGCGCTCGACGGCTGGTATACCGCCAAAGAGGGCGGCGAGCGCGTGACGCAGGACACGGTCTTCACCGAACCCGAGATCACGCTCTATGCCCACTGGAGAGACTATCAGTATCAGGTCGAATTTAACGTTCGATACAGCGACAAGAGCAGCGTGACCGGCGAGATGGCCACCGTGGCCGTCCCGTTCGGCGTGGACTACAAACTGCCTGCCTGCACGTTCCAGCGCGAGGGCTACAAGTTTGCCGGCTGGAGCGAGTCGTCTTATGACACGACGGTCAAGTATGCCGATCAGGCGACCATCCACCGTGATTTTGAAGACGGCGACTGGGACGACGGCAGCGAAGACAACGAGATCTACAAGCTCTATGCCGTCTGGACGAAGGATGTTTTCGGCATCGCGTTTGACGCGGTAGCAGCCGCGCTGCCGGCCGACGGTACCATCCGCACCGCGGATGCGCTCACGCTGCCCACGAGCGGTGACGGCTATACGATCACCTATACCAGCAGCGCCCCGGCGGTGCTGGCTGCCGACGGCACGGTCACGCTGCCGGCCTCCGGCGTGCAGACCGTGACGCTCACCGCCACGGTTACGGACACTGACGGCACGGTAAAGACGCGCGACTATACGCTCACGGTCTATTCGGCTGCGGCCGCCGCGGCCGAGGCGCGCCTTGCGCAGGCGGCGCAGACGCTGGGCGAAACGTTTGAGCCGGCCTACGGCAAGGATACGAACGCGGCCGACGCCCTTGCCGCGCTGCTGGCGTCCAAGGGCTACGACGATGTGACCGTCACGGTCAAGGCCGCCGCGGGCGACGCGAAGGCCTCCATTGACGCCGACGGCACGATCCATTATTACTTCGATGCCGGCATGAGCAGCCGCAGCAGCTATTTCTACGCGACGTTTGTCCTCAGTCTGGACGGCGCCAGCGTGGAAAAAGAAGTCTATGTGCACATCACCTGGGATCTGGCGCGCGCGCAGGCCGTGCTGCAGGCGGAGCTGGATCGCATCACGCTCCCGACCGAGCCGGTCACGTCTCTGACGCTGCCGCGCTACCCGGTCAAGGAAGGCATCGACCCGTCGCAGGTCGATTACAGCAAGTACGACAACTTCAACACCTGGGCGACCGTCACCTGGACGAGCGCCAACGACCAGATCGTCAAGGTCGGCTCGGCACCCTACACGCCGTACTACGCGCCCTACGCCACGACGCTCACCCGCACCGCGGCAGACCAGCAGGTGACGCTCACGGCGTCCATCGTCTGCAACAGCATTGAGGGACTGACGCTGACGAAGGCCTTTACCGTGACGGTGGCCGCCTCGCAGGAATCGCAGGCGACGCTGCGCGAGCAGCTTCAGGCCAAGCTCGACGCGGGCTTTGCCGCCTATGGCGGTCTGCGCGATGCCGTGACCGGCGAGGTCCTGGAGGAGCGCGACGGCAAGTACATCGCCGCCAACGACATCCACTTCCCGACAACGGGTGATTTCGGCGTGGACGGCAAGTATACCCCGGTCATCATCACGAGCAGCGATGCGGACACCATCGTGCCCCCCGGCGTGAACAACGCCGCGCGCGTGGAGGTCTACCGTCCGCTGCCCGGCGAGGATGCCAAGGACGTCACCGTCACCGTGACGATCAAGGATAAGGAGACCGGCATCGCCGTCTCGCGCGATTTTGTCATCGCCGTCCAGCCGCTCACGCAGCAGGAGATCGACGACGAGCTCGCGCTTATGGCCGAGGTCAAGGCGCATTACTTTGACGGTATCCGCAATGGCAATCCCGATCCCGAGCACATTACCGGCAACCTGCACGCCTTCCGCGAGGCGTATCTGGACGCCGACGGCCAGCTCGTCTGGGTGTACGACGTTGACGATCAGGCCAACCACGGCATTGTCCCCTCGGAGCTGCCGGGCTGGCAGGCCAGCGAGCGGTGGCGCCTGTTCCGCTCGACGAATCCGGCCGTCATCAGCCACGAAAACCTGCTCGTAACGCGCGCGACGGAGCATAAGGCCGTCACGATTGTCAGCGAGCTCTCGAGTGAGACGCTCGGCAAGTATGCCGCGCGCTACCCGGACAATGCCGACTTCCAGGCGCTGAGCCATCAGGCCGTTTCCGCGCGCCTGATCGTCCGCGGCACCGCACCCACGAGCGACGAGCCGCAGGTCACGACCAGCACCGTCACCTTCCAGCTGCACACAGACACCGACATGTGGATCCAGCCGACCGTCGTCTACGACCAGCCCGAGGGCACGACGGCGATGGATGTGTTCCGGCAGGTGCTCACGGCCAACGGCTACACCTATGAGGCGAAGGGAAGCTATGTGCAGGCCGTCATCAAGCCGGACGGCACGAAAGTGGCCGAGTTCAGCAAGGGACCCAATTCCGGCTGGGTCTTTCGCGTCAACGGGGAGTTCCCGGACGTTGCCATGCAAGACTACCAGCTCTCGGACGGCGACGTGATCGAGGTGCTCTTCATTGCCAACTATATGGACGAGCCGGGGCTGTTCCTGCCGTTTACCGATGTAAACAACCACTGGGCGTACAGCGCGATCAAGCGCGTGTATAACCGCGGCCTCATGCTCGGCGTGAGCGACACGCGCTTTGCGCCGAACCAGGCGCTCAGCCGCGCCATGCTCGTGACCGTCCTCTACCGCTTGGCGGACGAACCGGATGTGACGGCGGATAACCCGTTCACGGACGTTCCGGCCGGTCAGTGGTACACGAACGCCGTGATCTGGGCGGCGGCCAACGGCATCGTCAGCGGCTTCGGCGACGGTACGTTCCGGCCGAACGAGCCGGCCACGCGCGCACAGGCAGCGGTCATGCTGTGCGGGTACGCGAAGCTTGCCGGACGCGACACGACGCAGCGCGCGGATCTGTCCGCGTATGCGGACGCGGCGGAGATCCCGTCCTGGGCGCTGGCGGAGATGCAGTGGGCGAACGCCGCACAGCTCATCCGCGGCCGCAGCGACACGATCCTTGCCCCGAACGCCGGGACGACCCGTGCCGAGATGGCCAAGATTCTCAGCACATTCATCGGCAAATAACACACAAAACAGCAGCACCCCCGAACTTCGGTTCGGGGGTGTTTCGACTGCCGGAAAACCGCAGGGGTTTTCCGACAAAAGGCTTGCAGTCTGCTGCGCGCAGAATTTGTGCGCCGCCGGCGGGCGGTAAACTCTGCGAGGGTTTTTGATACGCACAACGCCCCCGAACTTTGGTTCGGGGGCGTTTGCGCTTTGGGGAAAGAAGAGGGAAGGGATTCTTTTATTTTTTCGTGCCGCAGACCTGATACATCCGGTCGTCCGAGATGACGACGTCCACGTCAAAATACGGGGCCATGAGCGCGGCGAGCTCCGTCTCGCTGATGAGGGAGACAGAGACCGTGCTGGCCGCGCCCGCGTGATGCCGGTCGAGCATGGCGCGGCTCATACCGTGCGCGACGGACAGGCGGCCGCCTGGCTTGAGCAGCGTCGCCAGATGCGCGATCAGGCGCGCCGGATTGGGAAAGTGCGGGAAAGCATTGTAGACCATGCAGCGGTCAAACTGCTGCGGGAGCGGCACGGTCTCAATGTCGCCGCAGAGCACGGTCACGCGCGCATCCGGGAACTTTTCGGCGGCGCGCCGGGCCATTTCCGGGGCAATGTCCACACCGGTGACGCTGTGCACGTCCCGCGCCAGATAGTCCGGGAAGAGCACGCCCGTTCCGCAGGCCACGTCGAGCACGTCCACGCCCGCGCGGATGTCCGCATTGTCGAGAATGGTGCGGATGACCGGCTCGTTGCGGATCATTTCCGCGTCCCAGTCCGGGGCGCAGCGGTCGAAAAACGAAATGACGTCACTGCGTTCAATCATCGGCAGGTACCTCCTTTGGGTAGCGCTCGGGGATGAGGCGTGCCTTCATGAGCGCGAACACGATGCTCGGAATGAACACGAGCTGGATGACGGTGCCGGGCCAGCTCTTGACGACGGAGCCCGCGACCCACGTGGCCATGGAGTAGCTGCCGCGCGCGAAGATGAGCGCATTGACCAGACCGTTGACAACGCGGCCGGCGACGATGGCGACGATGAGGCTGATATAGAGGTCGGCGTACACGTGGCGCGTGCGCACGCAGCGCATCATGATGCCGGCGATCAGGCCGTAGACGGCCAGCTCGATCATCATCGACGGCAGGATGCTCACCGGGGGCATGCCGCACAGTGCGCTCGAGAGCGCGGGGCCGGCCAGACCGCACAGCAGGCCGAACTGCCAGCCGCACACGAGGCCGCACAGAAAGACGGGGATGTGCATCGGGCAGAAGACCTGGCCAGCGCCCTGAATGCCGTGAAACAGCAGCGGCAGCACATAGCACAGGGCGATGCACACGGCGGTGATGATGGATTTTTTGACGGTAGACATGGTTTGCATCGGACTTCGGTTCCTTTCTGATTTTGGATTTACAGGAGTATTTCCGCTGCGCACACAAGGGCGCACAGCGCAAGCGCGCCCCAGCCGCTCAGGGGCAGGGGAACGGACTTTTTTCGGGTGCGGCCGCGCGCGCCGCGGTAGCCGCGGGCCTCCATGGCCATGGCGAGCTCGTCGGCACGCTTGAAGGCGCTGAGGAAGATCGGCACGATCAGCGGCAGCATGGCCTGTGCGCGCTCGTGCAGGCGGCGGCTTTCAAAGCGCGCGCCGCGCGCGATCTGCGCCTTGCGGATGGTGTCGGTCTCCTCGAGCAGCGTCGGGATGAACTGCACGGCGACGGACAGGATCATCGCAATGTCCTCGACCGGCAGCCGCACGAGCTGCAGCGGGCTGAGCAGCGTCTGGATCGCGCCGGTGATCTCGAGCGGCGGCGTCGTGCACGTGAGCACGTTGCTCATCACGAGGATGAGCGCGAGCCGCACCGTCACCTGCGCGCCCTGCACGATGCCGGGCACGGACAGCGTGAGGATCCACCAGTGCCAGATGGCGTCGTCGGTGGCGAAAAACAGGGCGTTCATCACAAAGATGAGCAGGAAAAACCAGCCCATGCGCGCCACGGACGCGAGCGCGGTGCGCAGCGGCAGGCCGCAAATGGCCACGATGGCGGCCGTGACGGCGAGCAGCAGCGCATAGCCGAGCCAGGCGTCCGTGCACACGGTGGCGACGATAAGGATGAGAAAGCCGAAAAACTTCGCCCGCGCGTCCAGCCGGTGCAGGATCGAGGTGCCAGGAGTGAACTGCCCGGTCAGGTGTTCCCTCATGGGTGGCCACCGCCCTTCGCGCGCAGCACGGCCGCGAGCAGCGCGTCATAGCTTGCGATGTCCTGCGGAATGTCCAGCCCGCCCTGCTTCAGCAGGGCGGCGGCGGTGCGGCTCTGCGGCACGCCCAGCCGGTGCGCGCGCATCCAGTCGAGGTCGGCGTAGATCTCCTCCGGCGTGCCGTCGCGCACGAGCTGCCCATCCTCCAGCACGAGCAGCCGCCGGGCATACGCGCCCAGACAGTCGGCGTTGTGCGAGACCATGAGGATGGTCATGCCGCCGCGGTTGAGCTCGGTGATGAGCTGCAAAAACGCCTCGCGGCCGAGCGGATCGAGCCCCGCGATCGGCTCGTCAAGAATCAGATACTCCGGCTTCGTCGCCAGCACGCCCGCGATGGCCACGCGCCGCTTCTCCCCGCCGGAGAGGCCCATCGGCGGCTGGTCGTGGACTTTCTCGAACGAGAAGCCCACGGTCTCGAGCGCCCAGCGCACGCGCGCCTGCTTTTCGGCGGCGCTCAGGCCGCTGTGCTTCAGGCCGAAGGCCACGTCCTTTTCCACGGTCGTCTCAAAGAGCTGGCACTCCGGGTACTGGAACACGATGCCGACCTTGCGCCGCAGGATGCTGCGGTCATAGCGGCGGGCGTGGATGTCCTGCCCGTCGAGCATGACGGTGCCGGCCGTCGGCGTGAGCAGGCCGGCCATGATCTGGATGAGCGTGGACTTGCCGCAGCCGGTGCGGCCGAGGATGCCGACGAAGCTGCCGTTTTCGACCGTGACGGACACATCGCGCAGCGCAGTGGTCTCAAAGGGTGTCCCCGCGCCGTAGACACACGTCAGATTCGTTACTGTGATCGGCATAGTTCCTCCGCAAGCTCCTCGAGCGTCAGCGGGCAGCGGGCGAGCACGATCCCGGCCTGCTTCAGGTCGTAGTACATCTGCACCGGCATCGGCGGCGTGAGCCCTGCCGCGGCCAGCAGCTCCGGCTGCGTGAGCATCTCGCGCGCCGTGCCGTCGGCGATCATTTTGCCGTTGTGGATGAGATAGACGCGGTCGGCGCCGATGGCTTCTTCAATATAATGTGTAATCATGACGACGGTCTTGCGCTGCTGCGTGTGCAGGCGGCGGATCGTGCGCAGCACCTCCTGCCGGCCGTCGGGGTCGAGCATGGCGGTGGCCTCGTCGAACACCAGAATGTCCGGCGACAGGGCCAGCACGCCGGCCAGCGCCACACGCTGCTTCTGCCCGCCGGAGAGCGTGTGCGTCGCGCGGTTTTCGTAGCCTGCCATGTCCACGGCGGCGAGCGCCGCGGCCACGCGCGCGGGGATCTCGTTTTCCGGCACGCCGTAGTTTTCCAGCCCGAAGGCCACGTCCTCGCCCACGATCGTGGACACGAACT from Clostridiales bacterium carries:
- a CDS encoding class I SAM-dependent methyltransferase translates to MIERSDVISFFDRCAPDWDAEMIRNEPVIRTILDNADIRAGVDVLDVACGTGVLFPDYLARDVHSVTGVDIAPEMARRAAEKFPDARVTVLCGDIETVPLPQQFDRCMVYNAFPHFPNPARLIAHLATLLKPGGRLSVAHGMSRAMLDRHHAGAASTVSVSLISETELAALMAPYFDVDVVISDDRMYQVCGTKK
- a CDS encoding ECF transporter S component, translating into MSTVKKSIITAVCIALCYVLPLLFHGIQGAGQVFCPMHIPVFLCGLVCGWQFGLLCGLAGPALSSALCGMPPVSILPSMMIELAVYGLIAGIMMRCVRTRHVYADLYISLIVAIVAGRVVNGLVNALIFARGSYSMATWVAGSVVKSWPGTVIQLVFIPSIVFALMKARLIPERYPKEVPADD
- a CDS encoding energy-coupling factor transporter transmembrane protein EcfT; protein product: MREHLTGQFTPGTSILHRLDARAKFFGFLILIVATVCTDAWLGYALLLAVTAAIVAICGLPLRTALASVARMGWFFLLIFVMNALFFATDDAIWHWWILTLSVPGIVQGAQVTVRLALILVMSNVLTCTTPPLEITGAIQTLLSPLQLVRLPVEDIAMILSVAVQFIPTLLEETDTIRKAQIARGARFESRRLHERAQAMLPLIVPIFLSAFKRADELAMAMEARGYRGARGRTRKKSVPLPLSGWGALALCALVCAAEILL
- a CDS encoding ATP-binding cassette domain-containing protein, with the protein product MPITVTNLTCVYGAGTPFETTALRDVSVTVENGSFVGILGRTGCGKSTLIQIMAGLLTPTAGTVMLDGQDIHARRYDRSILRRKVGIVFQYPECQLFETTVEKDVAFGLKHSGLSAAEKQARVRWALETVGFSFEKVHDQPPMGLSGGEKRRVAIAGVLATKPEYLILDEPIAGLDPLGREAFLQLITELNRGGMTILMVSHNADCLGAYARRLLVLEDGQLVRDGTPEEIYADLDWMRAHRLGVPQSRTAAALLKQGGLDIPQDIASYDALLAAVLRAKGGGHP
- a CDS encoding energy-coupling factor transporter ATPase, whose protein sequence is MIDAHDIRFSYDGPGGRRSLNGAQLHVAPGEFVAVLGHNGCGKSTLVKHFNALLPLQHGTLTVDGMDAADPANRWALRRKVGMVFQNPDNQFVSTIVGEDVAFGLENYGVPENEIPARVAAALAAVDMAGYENRATHTLSGGQKQRVALAGVLALSPDILVFDEATAMLDPDGRQEVLRTIRRLHTQQRKTVVMITHYIEEAIGADRVYLIHNGKMIADGTAREMLTQPELLAAAGLTPPMPVQMYYDLKQAGIVLARCPLTLEELAEELCRSQ